In Rosa chinensis cultivar Old Blush chromosome 1, RchiOBHm-V2, whole genome shotgun sequence, a genomic segment contains:
- the LOC112181847 gene encoding probable plastid-lipid-associated protein 11, chloroplastic isoform X1 has product MATCLPFRSIPFKPNTSSSSASRPAKITCSSVTSQSRLAKQDLLALIADQDRGLKTQTDPTKRASIIKAIDALAHLGNGTVTTGSDLSATWRLLWTTEKEQLFIIQNASVFGTRAGDVLQVIDVDRKVLNNVITFPPDGVFFVRSTIEVASPQRVNFRFTSAVLRGKSWEFPLPPFGQGWFETVYLDDEIRVVKDIREDYLVVDRAPYAWTE; this is encoded by the exons ATGGCCACGTGTCTCCCCTTCCGCTCCATCCCCTTCAAACCcaacacctcctcctcctccgcctcccGCCCCGCTAAAATCACCTGCTCCTCCGTCACCTCCCAATCCCGCCTCGCCAAGCAAGACCTCCTCGCCCTCATCGCCGACCAGGACCGCGGCCTCAAGACCCAGACCGACCCCACCAAACGCGCCTCCATCATCAAGGCCATCGACGCCCTGGCCCATCTCGGCAACGGTACCGTCACCACCGGCAGCGACCTCTCCGCCACGTGGCGGCTGCTGTGGACGACCGAGAAGGAgcagctcttcatcatccagaACGCGTCCGTGTTCGGCACGCGCGCCGGCGACGTTTTGCAGGTCATCGATGTTGACCGGAAGGTCCTCAACAATGTCATCACTTTCCCTCCCGATGGTGTCTTCTTTGTTCGCTCCACCATCGAAGTCGCTTCGCCGCAGAGAGTGAATTTTAG GTTTACGAGTGCGGTTCTACGAGGGAAGAGCTGGGAGTTTCCGTTGCCGCCGTTCGGCCAGGGCTG GTTTGAAACTGTATACCTTGATGACGAGATTCGGGTTGTGAAGGATATCAGAGAAGACTATTTGGTTGTAGACCGTGCTCCCTATGCTTGGACAGAATGA
- the LOC112181847 gene encoding probable plastid-lipid-associated protein 11, chloroplastic isoform X2, with the protein MATCLPFRSIPFKPNTSSSSASRPAKITCSSVTSQSRLAKQDLLALIADQDRGLKTQTDPTKRASIIKAIDALAHLGNGTVTTGSDLSATWRLLWTTEKEQLFIIQNASVFGTRAGDVLQVIDVDRKVLNNVITFPPDGVFFVRSTIEVASPQRVNFRFTSAVLRGKSWEFPLPPFGQGWFESVYLADEIRVAKDIRGDYLVVDRAPYTWKE; encoded by the exons ATGGCCACGTGTCTCCCCTTCCGCTCCATCCCCTTCAAACCcaacacctcctcctcctccgcctcccGCCCCGCTAAAATCACCTGCTCCTCCGTCACCTCCCAATCCCGCCTCGCCAAGCAAGACCTCCTCGCCCTCATCGCCGACCAGGACCGCGGCCTCAAGACCCAGACCGACCCCACCAAACGCGCCTCCATCATCAAGGCCATCGACGCCCTGGCCCATCTCGGCAACGGTACCGTCACCACCGGCAGCGACCTCTCCGCCACGTGGCGGCTGCTGTGGACGACCGAGAAGGAgcagctcttcatcatccagaACGCGTCCGTGTTCGGCACGCGCGCCGGCGACGTTTTGCAGGTCATCGATGTTGACCGGAAGGTCCTCAACAATGTCATCACTTTCCCTCCCGATGGTGTCTTCTTTGTTCGCTCCACCATCGAAGTCGCTTCGCCGCAGAGAGTGAATTTTAG GTTTACGAGTGCGGTTCTACGAGGGAAGAGCTGGGAGTTTCCGTTGCCGCCGTTCGGCCAGGGCTG GTTTGAGTCTGTGTACCTTGCTGATGAGATTCGAGTTGCAAAGGATATCAGAGGAGACTATTTGGTTGTAGACCGTGCTCCCTATACTTGGAAAGAATGA
- the LOC112181847 gene encoding probable plastid-lipid-associated protein 11, chloroplastic isoform X4 translates to MATCLPFRSIPFKPNTSSSSASRPAKITCSSVTSQSRLAKQDLLALIADQDRGLKTQTDPTKRASIIKAIDALAHLGNGTVTTGSDLSATWRLLWTTEKEQLFIIQNASVFGTRAGDVLQVIDVDRKVLNNVITFPPDGVFFVRSTIEVASPQRVNFRFTSAVLRGKSWEFPLPPFGQGWGCFIFLSLF, encoded by the exons ATGGCCACGTGTCTCCCCTTCCGCTCCATCCCCTTCAAACCcaacacctcctcctcctccgcctcccGCCCCGCTAAAATCACCTGCTCCTCCGTCACCTCCCAATCCCGCCTCGCCAAGCAAGACCTCCTCGCCCTCATCGCCGACCAGGACCGCGGCCTCAAGACCCAGACCGACCCCACCAAACGCGCCTCCATCATCAAGGCCATCGACGCCCTGGCCCATCTCGGCAACGGTACCGTCACCACCGGCAGCGACCTCTCCGCCACGTGGCGGCTGCTGTGGACGACCGAGAAGGAgcagctcttcatcatccagaACGCGTCCGTGTTCGGCACGCGCGCCGGCGACGTTTTGCAGGTCATCGATGTTGACCGGAAGGTCCTCAACAATGTCATCACTTTCCCTCCCGATGGTGTCTTCTTTGTTCGCTCCACCATCGAAGTCGCTTCGCCGCAGAGAGTGAATTTTAG GTTTACGAGTGCGGTTCTACGAGGGAAGAGCTGGGAGTTTCCGTTGCCGCCGTTCGGCCAGGGCTG GGGCTGCTTCATTTTTCTATCCCTGTTTTAG
- the LOC112181847 gene encoding probable plastid-lipid-associated protein 11, chloroplastic isoform X3 produces the protein MATCLPFRSIPFKPNTSSSSASRPAKITCSSVTSQSRLAKQDLLALIADQDRGLKTQTDPTKRASIIKAIDALAHLGNGTVTTGSDLSATWRLLWTTEKEQLFIIQNASVFGTRAGDVLQVIDVDRKVLNNVITFPPDGVFFVRSTIEVASPQRVNFRFTSAVLRGKSWEFPLPPFGQGCLSEFINKANL, from the exons ATGGCCACGTGTCTCCCCTTCCGCTCCATCCCCTTCAAACCcaacacctcctcctcctccgcctcccGCCCCGCTAAAATCACCTGCTCCTCCGTCACCTCCCAATCCCGCCTCGCCAAGCAAGACCTCCTCGCCCTCATCGCCGACCAGGACCGCGGCCTCAAGACCCAGACCGACCCCACCAAACGCGCCTCCATCATCAAGGCCATCGACGCCCTGGCCCATCTCGGCAACGGTACCGTCACCACCGGCAGCGACCTCTCCGCCACGTGGCGGCTGCTGTGGACGACCGAGAAGGAgcagctcttcatcatccagaACGCGTCCGTGTTCGGCACGCGCGCCGGCGACGTTTTGCAGGTCATCGATGTTGACCGGAAGGTCCTCAACAATGTCATCACTTTCCCTCCCGATGGTGTCTTCTTTGTTCGCTCCACCATCGAAGTCGCTTCGCCGCAGAGAGTGAATTTTAG GTTTACGAGTGCGGTTCTACGAGGGAAGAGCTGGGAGTTTCCGTTGCCGCCGTTCGGCCAGGGCTG tcTCTCTGAGTTCATTAACAAGGCGAATCTGTGA